One Oncorhynchus masou masou isolate Uvic2021 chromosome 2, UVic_Omas_1.1, whole genome shotgun sequence genomic region harbors:
- the LOC135555035 gene encoding fibronectin type III and SPRY domain-containing protein 2-like, whose protein sequence is MDLYEVFTGSRLDVITEEVLSGDEERGEEHQEELKEEEVNRDLPTKEAFVVVSERTETRELSSTFQRFSTDTNDSLRFEAYVPSSDEEGTPSPDSSVDGHNDVFEEHKESEDKVNNIRTKLEEKVVEMENFAGHLEEIFLTVEENFGRQEQHLEQHCNDVLQTLSHRYDERAAALGEEKKRKLEALYTQLLGCGRTLDASKDLIETAQELYRTEDKRLFLQAVMPTMKRIEEFAKEKPDLTLMTPLEFDMPLADLSDVKTMMDSINIVPAPSAPVINPQVSNSATRTSLRVCWSLFSDDSVEYYELYYRPVLEDTPAVDSTKGPDVSNVKVKETHCSVGELLPNVQYEFWVTATNTTGISPASEKAVYVTVPSPPVIRQRECSSCPEAALIRWESGNTNPVDSYTVELIETGTDGQSGVTESIVAVPTCESLIQLESGRQYLIYVRAVNIGGPSDRSQAFTVSTTGTIFHLLQDTAHPCLSISEDGFSMFYGDEELPLSAMTFDDNTFARCVAVLGDLIPVRGRHYWEVELDEDTEYRIGVAYEDTQRNSYLGGANTSWCMRHVLTPSRHKYEFLHSGWSPDIRITVNPVRIGLSLNYERGILSFFNVELEQHLYTFYCSFQRYVHPCFALDNPGALTVRTGLEAPGYVHLV, encoded by the exons atgGACCTGTATGAGGTCTTCACAGGAAGCAGGCTGGATGTCATCACTGAGGAGGTGCTGAGTGGAGACGAGGAGCGTGGGGAGGAGCACCAGGAGGagctgaaggaggaggaggtgaacagGGATCTCCCTACCAAAGAGGCCTTCGTAGTGGtgtcagagagaacagagactagAGAGTTGTCCTCTACCTTCCAGCGTTTCTCCACGGATACCAACGACTCTCTAAG GTTCGAGGCGTATGTCCCGTCTTCAGATGAGGAAGGAACCCCATCACCTGACAGCTCTGTGGACGGACACAATGACGTGTTTGAGGAGCACAAGGAGTCGGAG GACAAGGTGAATAACATCAGGACTAAGCTGGAGGAGAaggtggtggagatggagaacTTTGCAGGACATCTAGAAGAGATCTTCCTCACTGTGGAG GAGAATTTTGGTCGTCAGGAGCAACACCTGGAGCAGCACTGCAACGATGTTCTCCAGACGCTGTCCCATCGTTACGACGAGCGAGCCGCTGCgctgggggaggagaagaagaggaagttGGAGGCCTTGTACACTCAGCTGCTGGGCTGCGGACGCACTCTGGACGCATCCAAGGACCTGATTGAGACCGCCCAGGAACTGTACCGCACCGAGGACAAACGACTCTTTCTACAG GCTGTTATGCCCACCATGAAGAG AATTGAGGAGTTTGCGAAGGAGAAGCCTGACCTGACGCTGATGACCCCTCTGGAGTTTGACATGCCCCTCGCTGACCTGTCAGACGTCAAGACCATGATGGACTCCATCAACATCGTACCAG CCCCCTCTGCCCCGGTCATCAACCCCCAGGTGTCTAACTCGGCCACGCGGACGTCTCTGCGTGTGTGCTGGAGCCTGTTCTCAGACGACTCTGTGGAATACTACGAGCTCTACTACAGACCTGTCCTGGAGGACACGCCGGCTGTAGACAGCACCAAGGGGCCTGACG tgtcTAATGTGAAGGTAAAGGAAACCCACTGTAGTGTAGGAGAGCTGCTGCCTAACGTGCAGTATGAGTTCTGGGTCACAGCTACCAATACGACAGGCATCAGCCCTGCCAGTGAGAAGGCTGTCTACGTGACAG tccCATCTCCACCAGTCATCAGACAGAGGGAGTGTAGCAGTTGTCCGGAAGCCGCTCTGATTCGCTGGGAGTCAGGAAACACCAACCCAGTCGACTCCTACACCGTAGAGCTGATTGAGACAGGCACTGATGGACAGAGTGGGGTCACTGA gtccATCGTGGCTGTTCCTACCTGTGAGAGTCTGATCCAGCTGGAGTCAGGAAGACAGTACCTCATCTACGTCAGAGCTGTCAACATCGGAGGACCCAGTGACAGGAGCCAGGCTTTTACCGTCTCTactacag gAACCATCTTCCACCTGCTGCAGGACACAGCCCATCCCTGCCTGTCCATCTCTGAGGACGGCTTCTCCATGTTCTACGGAGACGAGGAGCTCCCGCTCTCTGCCATGACCTTCGACGAcaacacctttgccag GTGTGTAGCTGTGTTAGGGGACCTGATCCCTGTGAGAGGCAGACATTACTGGGAGGTGGAACTGGACGAGGACACAGAGTACAGGATTGGAGTTGCCTATGAAGATACGCAGAGAAACTCCTACCTGGGAGGAGCCAATACATCCTGGTGCATGAGACATGTCCTCACTCCCTCCAG aCACAAGTACGAGTTCCTCCACAGTGGCTGGAGCCCAGACATCCGGATAACGGTGAACCCTGTGAGGATAGGGCTCAGTCTGAACTATGAGAGAGGGATCCTGTCCTTCTTCAACGTAGAGCTGGAACAACACCTCTACACCTTCTACTGTAGCTTCCAACGCTATGTTCATCCCTGCTTCGCTCTGGACAACCCCGGTGCGCTCACTGTTCGCACTGGGCTAGAGGCACCGGGGTACGTCCACTTGGTCTGA